The sequence below is a genomic window from Rhodospirillales bacterium.
AAAGTGATACTTATCTCTGTTAAATGCACGGTGGTCAAAACCATGCATGAGCGGAAGTGTTTTTCATGATGCCAACACAAGAAGAACTATCCAATGGATATGATGACCTGAAGAGCATGTTCACCCAGTGGGCTCTATGGCACCATCTGGCATGGAATAACATCAAACAACGTTATCGACGCTCAACCCTCGGCCCCCTTTGGCTCACCATCTCCATGGCCATCCATATGCTGGTCATCGGGGTGCTTTTTTCGACACTGTTCCACACCCCTTTGCAAAAATTACTGCCTTTTCTATCAGCCGGGCTGGTGTTCTGGGGCTTGATGCAGGGGATTATAAATGAAGGTGCAAGTGCGTTTCTAGGCGCTGCCAGTTTCATTATGCAGGTCAAACGTCCGCTTTCTCTCTATGTTGCAGAAACGGTGTGGCGCAATGTAATCATTCTTGCCCACAACTTTGTTATTTATATCGTAATCGCATTCATCTTTGGAGTGGTTCCGCACAAGGCAGTTTTATTGTTATTGCCCCTGGGCTTGTTGCTGGTGATTCTTTGCCTATCCTGGGTTGCCATGGTGTTTGCAGTAATATCAGTCCGCTACCGTGACTTTCCAATGATCGTTGGAAACATGTTCACGGCACTTTTCTGGCTGACCCCGATTATGTATTTCCCATCCCTGCTTCG
It includes:
- a CDS encoding ABC transporter permease; this translates as MMPTQEELSNGYDDLKSMFTQWALWHHLAWNNIKQRYRRSTLGPLWLTISMAIHMLVIGVLFSTLFHTPLQKLLPFLSAGLVFWGLMQGIINEGASAFLGAASFIMQVKRPLSLYVAETVWRNVIILAHNFVIYIVIAFIFGVVPHKAVLLLLPLGLLLVILCLSWVAMVFAVISVRYRDFPMIVGNMFTALFWLTPIMYFPSLLRDKQYLLNFNPFTHLLALVRDPLLGQAPPMMSWIIVSAITVVGWTFALYFFSRFRKRIVYWL